The following proteins come from a genomic window of Acidobacteriota bacterium:
- a CDS encoding alpha/beta hydrolase, whose translation MKRRESVEAGMFVRRYGPSRGARGEILFIHGLGDWGETFEVLVGHPALGRFRLLVPDLPGYGRSPLTGDPAGLDALADFLAAWLRSRGKGPVAVVGHSMGGVLGQILAERNPECVSILVNVEGNICEEDCTLSRAVTVYGPDDFLREGLDQIRLEASLMAQSDPSVVVFARGLRLCDPRAFYLHAREIVELSRRNDLARRMAALPLPACFLAASPKGASPRAIALLRSAGARLVIMEDCGHCPFHDRPDEFGTLLGEILEAAGQ comes from the coding sequence ATGAAGCGCCGAGAGTCCGTAGAGGCTGGGATGTTCGTCCGCCGGTACGGGCCCTCTCGGGGAGCCCGGGGGGAGATCCTCTTCATCCATGGCCTGGGGGACTGGGGCGAGACCTTCGAGGTCCTCGTGGGGCACCCCGCCCTCGGCCGGTTCCGGCTCCTCGTTCCCGACCTTCCCGGCTACGGCCGGTCGCCCTTGACGGGGGATCCTGCCGGACTCGATGCTCTGGCGGACTTTCTCGCGGCCTGGCTGAGGTCCCGGGGCAAAGGCCCCGTGGCGGTCGTCGGCCATTCCATGGGCGGAGTTCTCGGACAGATCCTGGCCGAGCGGAATCCGGAATGCGTATCCATCCTGGTGAACGTCGAAGGAAACATCTGCGAGGAGGACTGCACGTTGAGCCGGGCCGTGACGGTCTACGGCCCGGACGATTTCCTGAGGGAGGGCCTGGATCAGATCCGCCTCGAGGCCTCCCTCATGGCGCAATCCGACCCAAGCGTGGTCGTGTTCGCGAGGGGGCTCAGACTGTGCGACCCCCGCGCCTTTTACCTCCACGCCCGGGAGATCGTGGAACTCTCGAGGAGGAACGACCTGGCCCGGAGGATGGCGGCGCTCCCCCTCCCGGCCTGCTTCCTCGCCGCCTCTCCCAAGGGAGCCAGTCCGCGCGCCATCGCCCTGCTCCGGTCCGCCGGGGCGCGCCTGGTGATCATGGAGGATTGCGGCCACTGCCCCTTCCACGACCGACCGGACGAGTTCGGTACGCTCCTCGGGGAGATCCTCGAAGCGGCCGGGCAATAG